ACCTGTGCCAGCAGGCGCATGCGATGCTACGGGCCACGCTGCAGCGCTTGCCTTGGGGGGCGATTGCGTTGCGGCCCGACACGGCCCACGCCATTCGGTTGGACCCTTTGCCGCAATGGCAGCGCTGGCGCGAGCAGCCCGATTTCTCGCTGGAGACTGAGTCCGGCATACGGGCGTGGTGCGGGGGCTCTCGCATGGTGCTGGCCCTGCATCGCATCGTGGCTGATGGCGTCTCGGTTGACCAGATCGTGCGAGAACTGATGGCGCACCTAACGCACCTGGCGCAGCCTGCCCATAAGAGCGACCCAGAGGTCGATGCACATGACGTTATGGAGTGCTTGGTCGCGCAGCGAAAGGCCTGGGAGGCAGGGGGGCTGGAAGAGCACCTTCACTATTGGTTAGACAAGCTGCAGATGCCCACGGCCCCGTTGGAGCTGCCCTGGGAGCATGGACCTGCGGTAGGGCCTTTAGTGCCCACAGAGACCGCGCAGATATGGATCAGTGGCCGGGCGCTGCAGGCGTGGCAGGCGTGCTGTGCGGCGGCAGGATGGCACCTGCCCCAATTGCTGCGGGCTGGGGTCGTGCAGTGGCTGTCGCGATGGGCGGCGCAGTCGAGTGTGCGATTGGCCACCGTGGTGGACGCGCGTGGCCCGCACAGGCAAGGCACGGTAGGGCCTTGGGAGGATGTGCGTGTGACCTGCGTGGACGTGCAGGCACAGCACACCTTGGCGCATCTGGTAGACGCCATTCGGGCGCAAGACACACGGGATGCGGAGCATGCTGCCATTCCGTTTGAATGGGTGCTGCAACAGCTCAACAGCGATGGCATGCATGCCCAAGTGTTGCCATACCAGGTGGCATTTGAATGGCGCGACCAGCCAGAGCGCTATGCCACAGAGACGACGGGTGTGCAGGTGCAAATGCGGCGCGAGCAGACGCTGCGAGCCGATCTGGTGCTGACCGCTCAGCCCGCCCATGGCGGTGGGCTGTGCATCGGTTTGCGATACCCGCCGTCGCTCTTGAGCCGTGAGCGGGCGCTGGATGCTTTGCATCGCTGGCTGGCCCTGCTGGAGCAAGGTTTGGCCCAGCCGCAACGCGCTGTCAACACCTTGCCGTGGGTCTCGGCGCAAGAGCTGGAGCGCCTGAGTGCGCCGTGGCCTGCGCCGGACTATCGACCGCAGCCCGTACACCAGCAGATGCTGGCCCTGCTGGCGGAGCATGGCGAGCGGCCCGCAGTGCAGTGCGGCAACGAGGTGTTGACCCATGCCCAGCTGCATGCACGCGCGCAGTGTCTGGCCGATCGCTTGATACAGCTGGGCGCGGGCAGTGAAGTGGTAGTGGCCGTAGCCATGGAGCGCAGTGCGTCTTTGCTGGTGGTGTTGCTGGCGGTGTGGAAGGCGGGTGCCGCCTTCTTGCCACTCGATCCCCACTACCCCGCGCCACGCATTCAGCACATGCTGACGGATTCGAGGGCCCATTGCCTGCTGACGGATGCCGCTTTGGTCGAGCCTTTGTCGCAGGTGTGTACCGGGCTGCCCGTGGCGGATCGGCTGTGGGCATGGGATGCGCCCGCGTGGCCCGCGCCAGGGGGCAGCCTGGCGCTTGCAGGCCCGAGCGCAGCGCGCCGGATGGGCCCTTGCATGCCGCACCACCTAGCGTATGTGATCTATACCTCGGGCTCCACCGGGCTTCCCAAAGGGGTGGCCGTAGAGCATGGGCCCCTGTCGCTGCACTGCCAGGCCACGGCACATCTCTATGGCATGAGCTGCGAGTCCCGAGAGCTGCACTTTCTCTCGATCAGCTTTGATGGGGCGCTGGAGCGCTGGGTGGTTCCGCTGCTGGTGGGAGGCTGTGTGGTGCTGCGGCCACCTGCCCTGTGGACGGCGGCGCAAACCTTGCAGGCCATGCAAGACATGCAGGTGAACAATGCTGGGTTCCCAACCAGCTACCTGCAGACCTTGGCCCAGTGGGCGCAAGACCATCCGGCGGATCGTCGCTTGCGCCTGTTGTCGTTTGGTGGCGAGGGCATGCCGAGGGCCACCTTTGAGCAGGTCCAGCGCGCCCTGGCGCCCGACTGGCTGATCAATGGTTATGGCCCCACGGAGGCCGTTATCTCGCCACTGGCCTGGAAGGTGCCGGCTGGCACCACTTTCGACAGTGCTTATGCGCCCGTGGGGCGTGCTGTGGGCCCCCGCCGTGCGTATGTGCTGGATGCACTCATGCAGCCCGTGCCTCCGGGCGTGGCGGGCGAGCTGTACATCGGCGGTGCCTGTTTGGCACGGGGCTATCACGGGCAGCCTGCGGCCACGGCCGAGCGCTTTGTGCCCGATCCGTTTGCGGGCGTAGACGGTGCACGCATGTACCGCACCGGAGACCGGGCGCGTTGGCGCACCGACGGGGTGGTGGAGTACCTGGGCCGGGTCGACCAGCAGGTCAAGGTCCGTGGCTATCGGGTGGAGTTGGGTGAGGTGGAATCCGCGCTGCGTTCACTGCAAGGCGTGGCGGATGGGGCTGCAGCGCTCAAAGGCCAGCGGTTGGTGGGGTATGTGGTGCCAGCCCCAGGGGCCGAGGTCAACCCGAACACGCTGCGTGCCCAGCTCTTGCAGTCGCTGCCCGAGTTCATGGTCCCCAGCGTCGTGGTGGCAGTGCCCTCGCTGCCTTTGACGCCGGCTGGAAAAATGGACCGTAACGCCTTGCCCGAGCCGACCCAGGTGCCGCGCAAGGTAGAGCCTGCCAGCACTGCTCTGGAGCAGACGCTGTTGGGGTTGTGGCAAGAGGTGCTGAAGACGCCTTTGGTGGGGGTGACCGACAACTTTTTCGACCTGGGGGGCGACTCGTTGAGTGCGCTGGGCCTGCTGAGTTTGCTGGATGGGGCAGTGCCCGGGCACAGCTTGGGCATGGCGGATCTGTTTCACCACACGGACATCCGCAGCCTGGCGCGAGCTATCGAGGCGCGAGACGATCGCGACACGGCGGCGCAGGTTTGGCAGGACGTTGTCCATTTGCAGCAGCCCGCTACGCCGTCTTTGATGGCACCCGTGTTGTATTGCTTTCCAGGTTTGTTGGTCAGCACCCGCGAGTACCTGGGGCTGGTGCGTGCGTTGGGGCCGGATCAGATCGCGGTCGGATTTGTTTGCCATTCCCTGTCTGCGGCCGACGCCGCTGCCCAGTCTGCGGTGCCGCACGCGCAGGTCGCTGATGGGACTGCGGTGGAGTTTTTGGCACGCCGATACGCTGACTACATCCGCATGCACAGCCAGGGCCGTGCGGCGGTGTTGCTGGGCTGGTCTTGGGGAGGGGTGTTGGCCCTGGAAACCGCCCGGTTGCTGGAGGGGCAGGTGCCAGTGCAGTTCGTGGGGATGTTGGACGTCTGCGCGCTGGATGCGGAGTTTGCCGTGGGCGGTGAGCGCCCCATGGAGCCGGCTGTGCGGGCCCGGGTGCAGGCAGACATCGATGCCTGGTTGCCCCAAAGCCGCATGCAGGCGCAGTGGCAGCAACTGCTGCAGCGCATGGATGCCACGGTGTACACCCAGTTCCTGCATTACGTGAACAACAGCCCCGACACCTTGCCGCTGGATGGGCCCGCAGTGGGTTCGCGTGAGCATATTTTCTGGACGCTCATGGACAACGCACTGGTGTTTCGCAACTACACCATGCGGCCTTTGGATTGCCCGATTCACGCCTGGATCGCCCAGGACTCTTTGCTGCGCGCGATGAACGTGATTGACTGGAATGACTACTCCAGCCGCGTGGAGCGTGTGCAGGTGATTGAAGGCGCCACCCACCTGAGCATCGTCAATGACCCCCGCTTTCACCAGAGCTTTGCCGCCAGTCTGCTGCAGGTGAGCAGCGTTGTCACCCCTGCCTGAGGCCGATTCTGAGCGCGCGTTGCAGCGGCGCGTGCACCGAGGCAGGTGCGTCTTCCATTTTTAAAACCGAGGAGTATTTTTCATGCATCCCATGTACTGGGTCGATGGCCCATTCCGCTTTCCCCTATCGCGTTTGGCGGGGGCCTTGGCCGCATTGGGGCTGGGTCTGGGGGCTCTGCAGGCGCACGGCCAGACCACCTTGCCGGAGATGACTGTTCAAGGTGACAGCCCGCCGACCACGGCGGCTCCCCGCAGCAGTGTGGGAACCAAATCTGACACCCCGTTGCAGGAGGTGCCTCAGTCCATCACGGTGCTCACGCGGGAATCGCTGGAGGCCCAGCAGGCCCAGAGTGTGCCTCAGGCATTGCGCTATTCCGCCGGTGTGCGGGCCGAGCAGTGGGGGGTAGACCCCCGCTTTGACCAGTTCACCATTCGTGGCTTTGATGTGGGCTCTTCGGGGATATTTCGTGATGGGCTGTCCTTGCCCACCCAGGGATTCACGGGGTTCAACCAGGAGCCCTATGGACTGGAGCGACTCGAAATATTGCGCGGGCCCAGCTCGGTGCTTTACGGGCAGACCGAAGTGGGTGGGCTGGTCAATGCCCAAAGCAAGCGGCCCAGCACGCAGCCCATCCGCGAGGTGGGGGTGACCGTGGGCACCAAGGGGCGCAAGCAAATCACTGCCGATGTAGGAGGGGCCATCGACGAGCAAGGGGACTGGAGCTACCGCTTGACCGTGGTGGGGCGCGAGGCCCGGGGCCAGGTGGACTACACCAAGGACAACCGTCTGTATGTGGCACCTGCGCTGACCTGGAAGCCCGATGCGAGCATGTCTTTGACTTTGCTGGCCTACCTGCAAAACGACAGCGTACCCCCGAACATGTACCTGCCCGCTGTGGGGACCTCGCAGCCCGGGCCCTATGGGCGCATACCGAGCAACCGTTACACGGGCGAGCCGGGCGTAGACCATTTTGACTCCGAGCAGCGCAGCGTGGGCTACCTCTTGGACAAGCGCTTTAGTGATGCGCTGCGTGCCCGGCAGGCGGTTCGGTACGCGACCTCCAAGGTGGACTACCGCAGCCTGTACATGACAGGCTTGCGCGATGACCTGCGCACCATTGACCGCGCAGACTTTGCCGTGCAGCAAAAGGCCACGGTACTCACGGCAGACCAGAACCTGGAATGGGCCGCGCGCTGGGGCCAGGCGGAAAACACCTTGCTGGTGGGCCTGGATTACACCCGGGTGCGGCTTGATGGGCAGAAGTCGTACGGCACGGCCCCTTCGCTGGATGTGATCGCGCCCGTGTATGGCCAGTCGTTGAGCGCGGCGCCGGTGTATGAAGATGCGCGCAGCACCCTCACGCAGACGGGCTTGTATGTGCAGGACCAGATCAAGTGGGACTCTCGCTACCTGCTGACGCTGGGCGCGCGCCACGACCGCGGCACCAACCTGGTAAACGACCGACTGGCCTCGATCAGTACCCGCCAGGAGGATGGCGCCACCTCGGGGCGTGTGGGATTGAGCTGGCTGGGCCTGCAGGGGTGGACGCCCTACGCCAGCGTGGCTACTTCGTTCAAGCCCGTGGTCGGGCAGACCGCGTTGGGGCAAAACTTTGTGCCAGAGCGCGGCCGCCAGTCAGAGGTGGGCGTGAAATGGGCCCCCGCTGGCCAGCAGACCTGGGTGACAGCGGCATTGTTTGATCTGACCAAACGCAATGTGCTGACGGCCGACCCAGACCACCTGGCGACCGGGGGGCAGATTCAGCGCGGCGAAGTGCAGGTGCGGGGGCTGGAGCTGGAGGCCGACACCGTGCTGGCGCGCGTCTGGCATGTGCGCGGGGCTTACACGCATCTGAATGCGCGCATTACCCGCAATAACGATGGCAACGTCGGCAATCGCCCGGCCCTGGTGGCGCGTGACACCGCATCGGCATGGCTTGAGCGCACTTTGGGTGCCGGTTGGCGCGCAGGCATGGGGGTGCGTCGCGTGGGAAGCAGCTTTGGCGATGACGCCAACACGGTGGTGACGCCGGGCGTGACTTTGCTGGACGCGCTGGTGGGGTATCGGCAAGGGGGGTGGGATGTGGCCCTGAACCTCAACAACCTCACGGACAAGGCCTATCTGGGCAACTGCTCCAGCGATGGTTCGTGCAACTACGGCGCCCGCCGTCAAGTGTTGCTGACAACCCGTTATCAATGGTGATGCACATGAAAAACCCGACAACCCATTCGACTCCATTCTTGCGCTATTCCACCGCTACCCTGGGCATGCAGCCCCTGCAAGTGCAGTATCCCTGCGAACCGGACCACGAGCGCGAGTTAAGCGTTTTGCGTGTTTTGCGCGATGGCGTCGAGGTGCTGCGCATGCAAGTGCACATGTCTGCGCACGAAGCGCAACAGGCCCGGCTGCAGGTGTTGGCGAAGTGGGACGGCGGCGGGGTGGACACAGAGCAGAGCGCTGCGGTGGCGCCGCTACTGGCTGCATTGGAGGCCCTTTGCTTGGCCCATCCTGATCTGGTGCAGCTGGAGCTTCTGGCCGACGATTGGCATGCGCAGCTGCCCTGGTTGCAACAGCGGGGCATTGTGAGGGCGCAAGGTGCGCAGTGGTTTGCGCAAGTCAGCATGCTCTGGCAGTTGCCCGATTTGTGGCTGCCCACGCAGCGAGCCGCATTCCCTTACCCGCAGCATCACGTCCGCACAGGCGCGAACTGGCATCCCTTGCGGCTCGCCAAAGTGGGTGGCTATGTGTACGAGCGATTCATTCCCTGGCTGGGGCAGTCGGTGGCCTTTCGGGTGGCCAATGTGGAGCAAGACCTGGAGCGCTTGCACCGCTGGATGAATGCGCCGCATGTGGCCCCGTTCTTTCAGGAAGAGGGAGACCTGGCGTACCACCGCAACTACCTGCAAGCACGCCTGGACGATCCCCACATGGTGCCGCTGATTGCCGAATTTGACCGCCAGCCCTTTGGGTATATGGAAATCTATTGGGCCAAAGAGAACCGGCTGGGGCCCTACTACGACGCGAACGACTATGACCGGGGCTGGCATGTGCTGGTGGGGGAGCTGGCGTATTCCGGCGGAGCATGGATCAGTGCCTGGCTGCCGTCGTTGATGCACTACCTGTTTCTGGACGAGCCCCGCACGCAGCGCATCGTGGGCGAGCCTGCGGCCAGCCATGTGCGCCAGGTGCGCAACCTTGAGCGCTCTGGGTTTGCGTCGATCAAAGACTTTGACTTTGCACACAAGCGGGCCACGTTGGTGATGCTGCTGCGAGAGAAGTATTTCGCTAACCGACTATGGCGCCCGGCATCCGGCGCTCAGTCGCCAGCATCCACAGCGCAAACGTCCTGAATCCCTTGAACTCTGAAGAAAGACTGCAACATGCTGGCACCTGTACCAACGTATGACGTGATGGGCGTGGGCTTTGGCCCTTCCAATATTTCTTTGGCGATTGCAATGGACGAGCTGGCGGCCTCGGGCGGGCCGCAGTGGTCGCGCTGTTTTGTGGAAAAGCAAAAGCAGTTTGCCTGGCATGGGCACATGCTGTTGCCCGGCACTGATATGCAGATCGCCTTTCTCAAGGATCTGGTGTCGCTGCGCAATCCCACCAGCGTCTATTCTTTTGTGAACTACTTGCGCCAGAGCGATCGCCTGGAAGCCTTCATTGATCAAAAGACGCTGTTTCCCAGCCGCATTGAGTTCAATGACTATCTGCGCTGGGTGGCTGGGCATTTCAGTGCGGACTGTCGGTATGGGGAAACCGTCTCGCAGGTGACCCCGGAATACGAGCGCGGTGAAGTGGTGGCCTTGCAGGTGCATTCGCACGACGCGCACGGGCGTGAACACATGCGACGCTGCCGGTCGCTGGTGATTGCGCCCGGGGGCGCTCCTTACATTCCAGCACCCTTCCATGCGCTGAGCGATCCGCGGGTGTTTCACACCGGGCGTTATCTGGAGCAGCTTCAGATGCAGGGATGGTCGCAATGCCCACCAGATCGGGTGGCCGTGGTGGGGGGCGGGCAAAGCGCAGCGGAGGTGTTCCTGGACCTTTCGCAGCGCTATCCACATGCTCAGATCGACCTGATCTTCCGGGGCAATGCGCTCAAGCCCGCAGAAGATGCGCCGTCCATCAATCACATCTTTGCGCCGGACTACGTGAACTTCTTCCACGCCCAGCCGGCTGCGGTGCGGGCGAATTTGCTGGCCGAGTTTCGCAACACGAACTATGCAGTGGTGGACCGCGACTTGATTGAGCGCATCAGTGCCATGCAATACGCGCAGCGCGTCAGTGGCATTGACCAGTACCGTGTTTTGCCAGGCTACGCAGTGCAGGCAGTGCATGGGGCCAGTGACGGGGTGTATTTGGACTTGCAAACCGTGGCGGGTGGGCATGGGCAGCCTTCGGTGAACGGCGCATCCTCTCGCCCTTATCAGGCCGTGGTTCTCGCTACAGGGTACCAGCGCGATGCCAGTCAGTCCCTGCTCGCCTCACTGCCTGAGGCTGTGCGCGGTAGCTGGCAAGTGGGGCGTGACTATCGCCTGCAACTGCCTGCCCATGTGCGAGCGCCCATTTTTGCGCAGGGCTTCTCGGAATCCACCCACGGGCTGTCGGACACCCTGCTGTCGGTGATGGCGGTGCGTGCTGGGGAAATTGCCCGGTCGCTGGCTTCGCTCCTGTCCACGACGGCAACGCGCCGCGCGCAGGCCGATGAAGAGGTGGCACTGTGAGTGCGCAGAGCTTGGCGCCGTCATCCGATGCCCCGCCGTCTGGCGCTTTGGCGCAGTGGTTGAGGGGGCGGCTGCCGGACATGCAGTCACCCCAACTTCAGCGTCTGATCTGGTCGTTGGCCATTCCTTCGGTGATCGGGCTGTCGGCCAATGCCGGGCATCAGCTTGTCAACGCATTTTTTGTGGGACAGCTGGGCACCCATGCGCTGGCGGCTGTGGCCTTGTGCTTTCCGCTGGTGATGGTGTTTTCCGCCGTGGGCGAGGGGTTTGGTGTGGGGGCTGCCAGCGCCATCGCCCGTTACCTGGGGGCCGAACAGGCCGATCGTGCCAGTGGCATCGCCTCGACCATGGTATTGCTGGTGGCTGCCCTGGGTGGGGTGCTGGCGTTGCTGGTGGCCCCATTCCTCGCGCCGTTGCTGCAATGGATGGGGGCGCAACCGCAGGACATGGATGCGGCAGTGGCTTATGCCACGGTGTTTGTCTGGACGGTGCCATTCATGCTGTTGCAAATGTTGTGTGACTTTGTGGCGATTGCAGAGGGGAATGCGCGCTTTAGCATGTGGACGCTGATTGGCTCGTTTGCTTTGAATGTGATCCTGGACCCGATCTTTATCTTCTATCTGGACGGCGGTGTGGTCGGGGCAGCGTACGCTACGTCGGTGTCTTGCCTGGCGGCCCTGGCGGCGTATGGGGTGTATTTTTATCGGCGGTGGGGGCGTCTGCGGGTGGCACCCAGCCAGATGCGCTGGGACGCAGAGGCCCTGCGCAGCGTGGCCTCTGTGGGGGCGGGTGCGGCGGCTGCCACGGGTTTGGCAGCCCTGGCGTATGCGCTGGTGTATCGCAGTGCCAGCGCCTTTGGCGAGACTGCGGTGGCCGCAGTGGCCATTGCCTTGCGCTTGCAGGCTGGCGGGGTGCTGCCTTTGGTGGGTTTTTGCTTGGGCGCGCAGGCCTTGCTGGGCTTTGCCTGGGGGGCTGGGCAATCGCAGCGCTATGCGCGCGCCGTGTGGCTCATGTTGTGGATCGCCGGAGGCTTTGCCGTGCTGTATGCGCTGGGCATGATCGTGCTGGCCCCGTCGGTGGTGACTTGGTTCACGGACGACCCGGCCGTGCAGGCGCAGGCCGTAGTGGCGTGTCGAATCGTCCATGCCTGCTTTGCCACCTTTGGTTTGTACATGGTGGCGGTCGTGTCGCTGCAGGCTGCCGGGCGGGCTCGCCAGGCAGCATGGCTGGCCCTGGCACCGCAGGGGTACATGCTGGTGCCCTGCTTGCTGGTGCTGCCTGCCGTGTGGGGCTTGGCAGGGGTCTATGCCAGCCTGGGCGTAGCCGCTGTGGCCAGCGCCGCCTTGGCTGCCGTGCTGCTGCGTATGCAGTTGCGTGATGCGGCGCAGGTGCAGCCCCCCGTGTCTTGATGGCGGTTATCGCCGCAGGCCGGCGGCCGTATCAAAAGCGTGCACACGATCTAGGCGGGGATGAACCTGCTGCATGTCGCCGGGGTGTGGGGTGGGGACGCTTTCTTAGGTCCGCAAGATCAAGGTCTCTTCGCCGAGCCAGTTTGCCAATGCCACGGTGGGCAGTCCAGCGGGGGGAGGGCCAGGAGGGGCGGTGATCGCCTGCATCTGGCAAAGGAAGGGGCTGTGGGCAGGGGCTCAGGCCAGTGCGATCCGTTCAGGCAGATTCGCCAAACTTGAGCAGGTTACCGTGGGGGTCGATGACGTAGAACTCGCGCATGCCCCAGTCGCGCAGCTGCGGGGGCGCTACCTGCAGGCCGCGCTGCGCAAAGTCGGCGTGCAGTGCGGCGGTGTCGCACCGCACGTAGCACGAGGTGTTTTCGGCGATGTGGCGTTCGGTGCAGCGCCACAGGTGCAACTCACAGCCGCCCCGCGCCAGCATCAGGTAGTCGGCTGACGCATGCAGGCAGTCAAAGCCCAGCAGCTCGATGTAGAACTGCCGGGACTCTGCCAAGTTCAGCGATGCCAGCACCGGCACGGTGGCGAGGATGCCTGCCATGGTGGGCCGTGCGCGGGCTTAGATGCGTTTGCCGGTTTCGGCGTTGAACCAGTGCAGGCGGTCTTCGCGCGGGGCCACGCGGATGGTGTCGCCGGGCTTGGGCGAGGGGCGGCCCTCGTCAATGCGCACGATCATGTTGTCTTCGCCCATGGAGGCGTACACCAGGCGCTCGGCGCCCAGCAGCTCGATGGTGTCCACGCGCACTTCCCAGCCGTCCTTGCCAATGTCCATGTGCTCGGGGCGGATGCCCAGGATGGTGCCGGGCTTGCTGTTCGGCGCGTGCTTGAGCAGGTTCATCGGCGGCGAGCCGATGAAGCTGGCCACAAAGGTGGACGCAGGCGTGTGATAGACCTCTTCGGGCGTGCCGAACTGTTCCATGTTGCCTGCGTTCATCACGATCATGCGCTGCGCCAAGGTCATGGCCTCGACCTGGTCGTGGGTGACGAACAGGCTGGTGATGCCCAGCTCGCGGTGCAGCTTCTGGATCTCCAGGCGGGTTTGCGCGCGCAGCTTGGCGTCCAGGTTGGACAGGGGCTCGTCAAACAAGAACACCTGTGGCTGGCGCACGATGGCACGGCCCATGGCCACGCGCTGGCGCTGGCCGCCCGAGAGCTCGCGCGGCTTGCGCTCGAGCAGGTGCGATAGCTCCAAAATCTTGGCGGCCTTGTCCACACGCGCCTTGATTTCATCCTTGGGCACTTTGGCGATCTTCAGGCCGTAGGCCATGTTCTCGTAGTTCGTCATGTGCGGGTACAGCGCATAGTTCTGGAACACCATGGCGATGTCGCGCTGGGCGGGTTCCAGGTCGTTCACGATGCGATCGCCAATGTGCAGCTCGCCGCCCGAGATTTCTTCCAGCCCGGCCACCATGCGCAGCAGGGTGGACTTGCCGCAGCCTGAGGGGCCGACGATGACGACGAATTCGCCGTGCTTGATTTCAGCGTTCACGCCATGGATGACCTGGTTGGCCTTGGGGCCGTGGCCGTAGCGTTTGACGATATTGCGAAGAGAGATGGATGCCATTTTGCTCTTAAATTGATAGCTGCTAGCGCTTGATTGGTAAGCGCTGGAGGCAGATTTTGTTTATTTTTCTGTATCGACCAGGCCCTTGACGAACCAGCGCTGCATGAACACCACCACCAGGGCGGGGGGCAGCATGGCCAACAGGGCCGTGGCCATCACCACGTTCCATTCGTTGCCGGTGTCGCCGCCCGCAATCATGCGTTTGATGCCGATCACCACGGGGTACATGTCTTCTGAGGTGGTCACGAGCAGCGGCCACAGGTACTGGTTCCAGCCATAGATAAACTGGATCACGAACAGCGCCGCGATGGACGTGCGCGACAGCGGCACCAGGATGTCTTTGAAGAAACGCAGCGGGCCTGCACCGTCGATGCGCGCGGCCTCCACCAGCTCGTCCGGCACCGTCAGGAAAAACTGGCGGAACAGGAAGGTGGCTGTGGCCGATGCAATGAGCGGCACCGTCAGGCCCGCATAGGTGTTGAGCATGCCCAGGTTGGACACCACCTGGTAGGTGGGGCCAATGCGCACTTCCACGGGCAGCATCAGCGTGATGAAGATGAGCCAAAAGCAGATGCCCTTGAAGGGGAAGCGGAAGTACACGATGGCGAAGGCCGACAGCAGCGAGATGGCGATCTTGCCCACGGTGATGACCATGGCGGTGACGAAGCTCACCCACATCATGTGCGCCACCGGGGCGCTGGAGCCAGGGCCCGTGCCGCCGCCGAACAGGGCGGTTTTGTAGGTCTCCCAGAAATTGCCGCCGGGCAGCAGGGGCATGGGCACCTGCACGATGTCCTGCGCGGTGTGGGTAGACGCCACAAACGCCAGGTACAGCGGGAAGCCCACGATGATGACGCCCAGCACCATGATCAGGTGCGAGAACGCCTTTAAGAAAGGACTGCGTTCAACCATTTCAATACTGCACTTTCTTTTCAACGTAGCGGAACTGGATGACTGTCAGTACGACCACGATGGCCATCAGCACCACCGATTGCGCCGCCGATCCGCCCATGTCCATGGCCTTGAAGCCATCGTGATAGACCTTGTAGACCAGGATCGAGGTGTCCTGTCCAGGGCCGCCCTGCGTGGTGGAGTCCACGATGGCGAAGGTGTCGAAGAAGGCGTACACCACGTTGATCACCAACAGGAAGAACGTGGTGGGCGACAGCAGCGGAAACTGGATGCTCCAGAACCGGCGCCAAGGGCCTGCACCGTCAATGGCCGCCGCTTCGATCAGCGATTTGGGGATGGACTGCAGCCCTGCCAGGAAGAACAGGAAGTTGTAGGAGATCTGTTTCCACACGGCCGCAATCACGA
This Acidovorax sp. 106 DNA region includes the following protein-coding sequences:
- a CDS encoding TonB-dependent siderophore receptor codes for the protein MHPMYWVDGPFRFPLSRLAGALAALGLGLGALQAHGQTTLPEMTVQGDSPPTTAAPRSSVGTKSDTPLQEVPQSITVLTRESLEAQQAQSVPQALRYSAGVRAEQWGVDPRFDQFTIRGFDVGSSGIFRDGLSLPTQGFTGFNQEPYGLERLEILRGPSSVLYGQTEVGGLVNAQSKRPSTQPIREVGVTVGTKGRKQITADVGGAIDEQGDWSYRLTVVGREARGQVDYTKDNRLYVAPALTWKPDASMSLTLLAYLQNDSVPPNMYLPAVGTSQPGPYGRIPSNRYTGEPGVDHFDSEQRSVGYLLDKRFSDALRARQAVRYATSKVDYRSLYMTGLRDDLRTIDRADFAVQQKATVLTADQNLEWAARWGQAENTLLVGLDYTRVRLDGQKSYGTAPSLDVIAPVYGQSLSAAPVYEDARSTLTQTGLYVQDQIKWDSRYLLTLGARHDRGTNLVNDRLASISTRQEDGATSGRVGLSWLGLQGWTPYASVATSFKPVVGQTALGQNFVPERGRQSEVGVKWAPAGQQTWVTAALFDLTKRNVLTADPDHLATGGQIQRGEVQVRGLELEADTVLARVWHVRGAYTHLNARITRNNDGNVGNRPALVARDTASAWLERTLGAGWRAGMGVRRVGSSFGDDANTVVTPGVTLLDALVGYRQGGWDVALNLNNLTDKAYLGNCSSDGSCNYGARRQVLLTTRYQW
- a CDS encoding lysine N(6)-hydroxylase/L-ornithine N(5)-oxygenase family protein, yielding MLAPVPTYDVMGVGFGPSNISLAIAMDELAASGGPQWSRCFVEKQKQFAWHGHMLLPGTDMQIAFLKDLVSLRNPTSVYSFVNYLRQSDRLEAFIDQKTLFPSRIEFNDYLRWVAGHFSADCRYGETVSQVTPEYERGEVVALQVHSHDAHGREHMRRCRSLVIAPGGAPYIPAPFHALSDPRVFHTGRYLEQLQMQGWSQCPPDRVAVVGGGQSAAEVFLDLSQRYPHAQIDLIFRGNALKPAEDAPSINHIFAPDYVNFFHAQPAAVRANLLAEFRNTNYAVVDRDLIERISAMQYAQRVSGIDQYRVLPGYAVQAVHGASDGVYLDLQTVAGGHGQPSVNGASSRPYQAVVLATGYQRDASQSLLASLPEAVRGSWQVGRDYRLQLPAHVRAPIFAQGFSESTHGLSDTLLSVMAVRAGEIARSLASLLSTTATRRAQADEEVAL
- a CDS encoding non-ribosomal peptide synthetase, translating into MGDRHFGVQGQEVLASPGQHALWFANTMVHTDARVYTEVVVEWPKAVDAVALRHALNLCQQAHAMLRATLQRLPWGAIALRPDTAHAIRLDPLPQWQRWREQPDFSLETESGIRAWCGGSRMVLALHRIVADGVSVDQIVRELMAHLTHLAQPAHKSDPEVDAHDVMECLVAQRKAWEAGGLEEHLHYWLDKLQMPTAPLELPWEHGPAVGPLVPTETAQIWISGRALQAWQACCAAAGWHLPQLLRAGVVQWLSRWAAQSSVRLATVVDARGPHRQGTVGPWEDVRVTCVDVQAQHTLAHLVDAIRAQDTRDAEHAAIPFEWVLQQLNSDGMHAQVLPYQVAFEWRDQPERYATETTGVQVQMRREQTLRADLVLTAQPAHGGGLCIGLRYPPSLLSRERALDALHRWLALLEQGLAQPQRAVNTLPWVSAQELERLSAPWPAPDYRPQPVHQQMLALLAEHGERPAVQCGNEVLTHAQLHARAQCLADRLIQLGAGSEVVVAVAMERSASLLVVLLAVWKAGAAFLPLDPHYPAPRIQHMLTDSRAHCLLTDAALVEPLSQVCTGLPVADRLWAWDAPAWPAPGGSLALAGPSAARRMGPCMPHHLAYVIYTSGSTGLPKGVAVEHGPLSLHCQATAHLYGMSCESRELHFLSISFDGALERWVVPLLVGGCVVLRPPALWTAAQTLQAMQDMQVNNAGFPTSYLQTLAQWAQDHPADRRLRLLSFGGEGMPRATFEQVQRALAPDWLINGYGPTEAVISPLAWKVPAGTTFDSAYAPVGRAVGPRRAYVLDALMQPVPPGVAGELYIGGACLARGYHGQPAATAERFVPDPFAGVDGARMYRTGDRARWRTDGVVEYLGRVDQQVKVRGYRVELGEVESALRSLQGVADGAAALKGQRLVGYVVPAPGAEVNPNTLRAQLLQSLPEFMVPSVVVAVPSLPLTPAGKMDRNALPEPTQVPRKVEPASTALEQTLLGLWQEVLKTPLVGVTDNFFDLGGDSLSALGLLSLLDGAVPGHSLGMADLFHHTDIRSLARAIEARDDRDTAAQVWQDVVHLQQPATPSLMAPVLYCFPGLLVSTREYLGLVRALGPDQIAVGFVCHSLSAADAAAQSAVPHAQVADGTAVEFLARRYADYIRMHSQGRAAVLLGWSWGGVLALETARLLEGQVPVQFVGMLDVCALDAEFAVGGERPMEPAVRARVQADIDAWLPQSRMQAQWQQLLQRMDATVYTQFLHYVNNSPDTLPLDGPAVGSREHIFWTLMDNALVFRNYTMRPLDCPIHAWIAQDSLLRAMNVIDWNDYSSRVERVQVIEGATHLSIVNDPRFHQSFAASLLQVSSVVTPA
- a CDS encoding GNAT family N-acetyltransferase, translating into MKNPTTHSTPFLRYSTATLGMQPLQVQYPCEPDHERELSVLRVLRDGVEVLRMQVHMSAHEAQQARLQVLAKWDGGGVDTEQSAAVAPLLAALEALCLAHPDLVQLELLADDWHAQLPWLQQRGIVRAQGAQWFAQVSMLWQLPDLWLPTQRAAFPYPQHHVRTGANWHPLRLAKVGGYVYERFIPWLGQSVAFRVANVEQDLERLHRWMNAPHVAPFFQEEGDLAYHRNYLQARLDDPHMVPLIAEFDRQPFGYMEIYWAKENRLGPYYDANDYDRGWHVLVGELAYSGGAWISAWLPSLMHYLFLDEPRTQRIVGEPAASHVRQVRNLERSGFASIKDFDFAHKRATLVMLLREKYFANRLWRPASGAQSPASTAQTS